The Uruburuella testudinis genome window below encodes:
- the pilM gene encoding type IV pilus assembly protein PilM, translated as MPFAKKQKNTSSKPSSSMNLRTAIGVDISQHAIKMVQISGRSLNQIQLEKYVITKLPKNIIKGNKIQDYEQLVAYLQHSYTQLQTPSKNIIAALPQSLATVETTVYNAKETEFDLEDFAEFEISQIAPIEEINYDYQVTGVSVIPAGQHILLAAAKKDDVEPRIELFETAGLPLSVMDVDLFAQNNAFSFWINQHAPELANEKIAVFGIYATQMYALIVQSGQILYKQETSVSNEQLNQLIQRTYQVTEEKADQMINAVEKPSDYQMQVADRFNIQVAQEIQRVLQFYYTTQSNEQFTNVKHIMLTGNASLQSGLPETIFSQTNTATECVHPAIYAPASSKVDLSQLQIDAPSLTLAFGLALRGL; from the coding sequence ATGCCTTTTGCAAAAAAACAAAAGAATACAAGCAGTAAGCCTTCTTCAAGTATGAATCTGCGTACAGCAATCGGCGTGGACATCAGCCAACATGCCATTAAAATGGTGCAGATTTCAGGCCGTAGTTTAAACCAAATTCAATTAGAAAAATACGTTATTACCAAGTTGCCTAAAAATATAATCAAAGGCAATAAAATTCAAGACTACGAACAGCTCGTTGCATATCTGCAACATTCGTATACGCAGCTGCAAACCCCGTCAAAAAATATTATCGCAGCGCTGCCGCAAAGCCTGGCCACCGTAGAAACTACTGTTTACAACGCCAAAGAAACAGAATTCGACCTCGAAGATTTCGCCGAGTTCGAAATTTCCCAAATTGCGCCGATCGAAGAGATAAATTACGACTATCAGGTAACCGGTGTGTCGGTCATCCCGGCCGGGCAGCACATCCTGCTGGCGGCTGCCAAAAAAGACGATGTAGAGCCGCGCATCGAATTATTTGAAACCGCAGGTCTGCCGCTCTCCGTGATGGACGTTGATTTATTTGCCCAAAACAACGCATTTTCTTTTTGGATCAACCAACATGCACCCGAGCTGGCAAATGAAAAAATCGCCGTCTTCGGCATTTATGCCACGCAAATGTATGCACTGATTGTGCAAAGCGGACAAATCCTCTACAAGCAGGAAACTTCTGTGAGCAACGAGCAGCTCAATCAGCTTATCCAGCGCACTTATCAGGTTACCGAAGAAAAAGCAGACCAAATGATTAATGCCGTCGAGAAACCCTCTGATTATCAAATGCAGGTTGCCGACCGTTTCAACATTCAGGTGGCCCAAGAAATTCAGCGCGTGCTCCAGTTTTATTACACCACACAGTCCAACGAGCAATTTACCAATGTGAAGCACATCATGCTGACCGGCAATGCCTCGTTGCAAAGCGGCCTGCCCGAAACTATTTTCTCTCAAACCAATACTGCCACTGAATGCGTACACCCCGCAATCTACGCGCCTGCAAGC